One window of Amaranthus tricolor cultivar Red isolate AtriRed21 chromosome 13, ASM2621246v1, whole genome shotgun sequence genomic DNA carries:
- the LOC130798084 gene encoding KH domain-containing protein HEN4-like has product MSHSLTPAKRQHNHSNEDSNGKKFHKSSNTKSAKQPRKTSSGGDVFRVLCPSSKVENVLGKGSDIISQIRQETGAKVRIDDPTPGCDERVIFVMGSDKEAESNNQYTKNDSDEPKSVKEQGDAEHHNINEVNKETPTAENELSKKGNLSIQEALLLVFAKFFIGEKETEDNNEESNGSATVTLRLLVLSSQVGCLLGRGGSIIKQMCAESGAQIRVLPRDKIPQCASSADEVVQITGLTDAVKKAIKSVSDQIMNATHDHDSSPSNPLRGTSHSHNSDVSRPESYPLRSLPMHGPSFGGGFRDDADFHPNGPPLFPKFHENFVPRRMDVPEILTFRLLCPDERVGGVIGKGGAIIRTLQHETGCDIKVLESNSDGEERMIIISGPAHPDDRISAVQDAVLRVQNRIAKAIPDSKEKGVTSKILVSSNQIGCLLGKGGSIIAEMRKFTGAYIRIMGKDQTPKSASENEVVQINGELEVVQEALLQITTRLQHHFFRDAFPSINHPSNLAFTDRAPPLPSFMGRGEVSPPGMFPKFRNFDSIGGPPLHGGFHPHDEHPPFLHDIHRKGMPNPSERPWHPEDLLEGGPMGRYGGPPQRRMAGFGGASQQAVITNSTVEVVVPSSLVPSIYGEDGGCLRQIRQISDAKITITDPKPGTPETLIIISGTPEQTHAAQSLIQAFVMLENESQH; this is encoded by the exons ATGTCCCATTCTTTGACACCTGCTAAAAGACAACACAATCACAGCAATGAGGACTCAAATGGGAAAAAGTTTCATAAGTCATCAAATACTAAGTCTGCAAAACAGCCCAGGAAAACCTCATCGGGTGGTGATGTTTTCCGCGTGCTCTGCCCATCTTCTAAGGTTGAAAATGTGCTTGGAAAGGGGAGCGATATCATATCACAGATACGCCAGGAAACTGGTGCGAAGGTCAGAATTGATGACCCTACACCTGGATGTGATGAAAGGGTAATCTTTGTTATGGGTTCTGACAAGGAAGCCGAGAGCAACAATCAATATACCAAGAATGATAGTGACGAGCCTAAGTCGGTTAAAGAGCAAGGTGATGCTGAACATCACAACATAAATGAGGTTAATAAAGAAACTCCAACTGCTGAAAATGAACTGTCAAAGAAAGGAAATTTATCTATACAGGAGGCTTTGTTACTTGTGTTTGCAAAATTTTTTATAGGGGAGAAGGAGACCGAAGACAACAATGAAGAAAGCAATGGTTCTGCTACAGTTACTCTTCGGTTACTAGTGCTTTCTAGTCAAGTAGGATGCCTTTTGGGGAGGGGTGGCTCTATCATCAAGCAAATGTGCGCTGAAAGCGGTGCTCAAATTCGTGTTCTTCCCAGGGACAAAATTCCTCAATGTGCATCTTCTGCTGATGAAGTTGTTCAG ATAACTGGATTAACTGATGCTGTAAAGAAAGCAATCAAATCTGTTTCAGATCAGATTATGAATGCAACTCATGATCATGATTCATCTCCTTCTAATCCTTTAAGAGGCACATCTCATTCACATAACAGTGATGTTTCAAGGCCTGAATCCTATCCCCTTCGATCTCTGCCTATGCATGGTCCATCATTTGGTGGTGGATTTCGTGACGATGCTGATTTTCATCCAAATGGTCCCCCATTGTTTCCCAAGTTCCATGAAAACTTTGTGCCCAGAAGAATGGATGTTCCTGAGATTTTAACCTTTCGATTACTTTGCCCTGATGAGAGGGTTGGAGGAGTAATTGGAAAGGGGGGAGCGATTATTAGGACTCTTCAACATGAAACAGGATGTGACATTAAAGTTCTTGAAAGCAACTCAGATGGAGAAGAACGCATGATAATCATATCTGGTCCAGCG CACCCAGATGATAGGATCTCTGCTGTACAGGATGCAGTTCTCCGTGTGCAAAATCGCATAGCAAAAGCTATACCTGATAGCAAGGAGAAGGGTGTCACATCCAAGATTCTTGTTTCTTCCAATCAAATTGGCTGCCTTCTTGGTAAAGGTGGCTCTATCATTGCTGAGATGCGCAAGTTTACTGGTGCTTATATTCGTATCATGGGGAAAGATCAGACCCCTAAGAGCGCATCTGAAAATGAAGTAGTTCAG ATAAATGGAGAGCTGGAGGTAGTTCAAGAAGCACTTTTGCAGATAACCACTAGACTACAGCATCATTTCTTTCGCGATGCATTTCCTTCCATCAATCATCCTTCAAATCTTGCATTCACAGATCGAGCTCCCCCTCTCCCTTCATTCATGGGAAGAGGAGAAGTATCTCCTCCTGGAATGTTTCCTAAATTTAGAAACTTTGATTCTATTGGGGGTCCTCCTTTACATGGAGGTTTTCATCCTCATGATGAACATCCTCCTTTTCTACACGACATCCACAGGAAAGGAATGCCAAATCCGTCAGAAAGACCCTGGCATCCTGAG GATTTACTTGAAGGTGGTCCTATGGGCCGGTATGGTGGACCCCCACAGAGACGGATGGCTGGATTTGGAGG GGCAAGCCAGCAAGCCGTAATCACCAATTCAACTGTGGAAGTTGTAGTTCCCAGTTCTCTTGTACCTTCGATATATGGAGAGGATGGTGGATGCTTGAGACAAATCCGACAg ATTTCTGATGCAAAGATTACCATCACAGATCCAAAACCCGGGACACCTGAAACTCTCATCATCATATCCGGTACTCCTGAACAGACACATGCTGCTCAAAGTCTCATTCAAGCGTTTGTTATGCTTGAGAATGAGTCTCAACATTGA
- the LOC130798083 gene encoding pentatricopeptide repeat-containing protein At4g19890 isoform X1, translated as MLSPRFNATFKKISSSITFPYTFSTFVTSRPISSQTHAIFPQSSSTSPQSLVKKICLQVLQSYHQHTHHKFSPFKLNLDIDIESLSNDQAITIVASLAEEGGSIVALSFLNWAIGFSRFRYFMRLYIVAASCLISNENFEKTHELLVLMVRNFTEVGRYKEAVSMVIEMHNQGLTPNTYTLNSIIKFACELGLAEYAEYVFDEMSMRGVRPNCCSHVNMVVGYCRMNNISKLDKWLNRIVEQKFVVDNATCTLVICTFCRIGNISRALWFFYKMMEMGFTPNLINFTCLVDGLCKRGNIKQAFELLEEMVSRGWRPNVYTHTTLIDGLCKKGWTEKAFRLFLKLVRSDNYKPNERTYTAMINGYCKEGKLNRAEMLLGRMREQGLVPNVDTYTTLIDGYCKAGNFDRAYSFIDIMMKERLTPNMFTYNAIVNSLCKKGRFEEACDLLQEAITLGLQLDRVTYTILISSSSRCGDPKQALAWLCKMTKLGFRPDIYTCNTLIALFCRQKRMEDSERWFEEAIKLGLVLTKETFTSMICGYCRVSDINSAMRFFHQMNEHHCVPDSFTYGALVSGLCKEGKLEEARKMYDAMIDKGLSPSEVTRLTICYEYCRISDTSNAIKALERLENKQWIRTVRTLIRKLCSEGKAEMAAMFFRKLLDKQQNVDRITVTAFMTACYDSGKYELVSAFSERLFMTETPKDQK; from the coding sequence ATGCTTTCTCCCAGATTCAATGCAACCTTCAAAAAAATTTCCTCCTCCATTACATTTCCATATACTTTTTCTACTTTCGTCACTTCCAGGCCAATTTCTTCCCAAACTCATGCCATTTTCCCCCAATCATCTTCAACATCACCCCAATCTCTTGTCaaaaaaatttgtcttcaagtctTACAATCATATCACCAACATACCCACCACAAATTTTCACCATTCAAGCTTAATCTTGACATAGACATTGAATCTCTATCCAATGATCAAGCTATCACCATTGTTGCTTCCTTGGCTGAAGAGGGTGGTTCGATTGTGGCATTGAGTTTCTTAAATTGGGCAATTGGGTTTTCTAGATTCcgatattttatgcgtttatacaTTGTTGCTGCCTCTTGTTTGATTAGTAATGAGAACTTTGAAAAAACCCATGAATTGTTGGTTCTTATGGTGAGGAATTTTACTGAGGTTGGAAGGTATAAAGAGGCTGTTAGCATGGTTATTGAAATGCATAATCAGGGATTAACTCCCAATACTTATACTTTGAATAGCATTATCAAGTTTGCTTGTGAATTGGGTTTGGCTGAGTATGCAGAGTATGTGTTCGATGAAATGTCTATGAGAGGTGTGCGGCCGAATTGTTGTAGTCATGTCAATATGGTTGTGGGTTACTGTAGAATGAATAACATTTCTAAGTTAGATAAGTGGCTTAATCGAATAGTTGAACAGAAGTTTGTTGTTGATAACGCAACATGTACACTGGTGATTTGTACATTTTGTAGGATAGGTAACATAAGCAGGGCATTGTGGTTCTTTTATAAGATGATGGAAATGGGATTTACACCAAATCTTATTAATTTCACATGTTTGGTTGATGGGTTATGCAAGAGGGGTAATATTAAGCAAGCGTTCGAGTTGTTAGAAGAAATGGTTAGCAGAGGTTGGAGACCTAATGTCTACACACACACAACCTTAATTGATGGACTTTGCAAAAAGGGATGGACTGAAAAGGCATTTCGGTTATTTCTTAAGCTTGTTCGAAGCGATAACTATAAACCAAATGAGCGCACTTACACTGCCATGATTAATGGGTATTGTAAGGAGGGAAAACTGAATCGAGCAGAGATGTTACTTGGGAGGATGAGAGAACAAGGATTGGTGCCAAATGTTGATACCTATACAACCCTCATTGATGGGTATTGTAAAGCAGGAAATTTTGATAGAGCATATAGTTTTATAGATATAATGATGAAAGAACGATTAACCCCTAATATGTTTACTTACAATGCCATTGTAAATAGTCTCTGTAAGAAAGGAAGGTTTGAGGAAGCTTGTGATCTTCTTCAAGAGGCTATAACACTTGGACTTCAACTCGATAGAGTCACGTACACGATTCTCATATCGTCTTCATCAAGGTGTGGTGATCCCAAACAAGCCTTAGCGTGGCTTTGTAAGATGACGAAACTGGGTTTTAGGCCTGATATATACACATGTAACACCCTAATTGCCTTATTCTGCAGGCAGAAAAGAATGGAGGACAGCGAGAGGTGGTTCGAAGAGGCTATTAAACTTGGCCTTGTTCTTACTAAGGAAACCTTCACTTCCATGATTTGTGGGTATTGTAGAGTAAGTGATATTAACTCAGCTATGAGATTCTTTCATCAAATGAATGAGCATCATTGTGTGCCTGATAGTTTCACGTATGGTGCTTTAGTGAGTGGGCTATGCAAGGAAGGCAAACTTGAAGAGGCTCGCAAGATGTATGACGCCATGATTGACAAAGGGTTGTCACCAAGTGAGGTGACTCGACTTACTATATGTTACGAGTACTGCAGAATTAGTGACACTAGCAATGCAATTAAAGCTTTGGAACGGCTGGAGAATAAGCAATGGATCAGGACAGTGAGAACTTTGATCAGGAAGCTCTGTAGTGAAGGGAAAGCGGAGATGGCAGCAATGTTTTTCCGAAAACTTTTGGATAAACAGCAAAATGTAGATCGCATAACCGTGACAGCATTCATGACTGCTTGTTATGACAGTGGGAAATATGAACTTGTTTCTGCCTTCTCTGAGAGGCTTTTCATGACAGAAACTCCGAAAGATCAGAAATAA
- the LOC130798083 gene encoding pentatricopeptide repeat-containing protein At4g19890 isoform X2: MLSPRFNATFKKISSSITFPYTFSTFVTSRPISSQTHAIFPQSSSTSPQSLVKKICLQVLQSYHQHTHHKFSPFKLNLDIDIESLSNDQAITIVASLAEEGGSIVALSFLNWAIGFSRFRYFMRLYIVAASCLISNENFEKTHELLVLMVRNFTEVGRYKEAVSMVIEMHNQGLTPNTYTLNSIIKFACELGLAEYAEYVFDEMSMRGVRPNCCSHVNMVVGYCRMNNISKLDKWLNRIVEQKFVVDNATCTLVICTFCRIGNISRALWFFYKMMEMGFTPNLINFTCLVDGLCKRGNIKQAFELLEEMVSRGWRPNVYTHTTLIDGLCKKGWTEKAFRLFLKLVRSDNYKPNERTYTAMINGYCKEGKLNRAEMLLGRMREQGLVPNVDTYTTLIDGYCKAGNFDRAYSFIDIMMKERLTPNMFTYNAIVNSLCKKGRFEEACDLLQEAITLGLQLDRVTYTILISSSSRQKRMEDSERWFEEAIKLGLVLTKETFTSMICGYCRVSDINSAMRFFHQMNEHHCVPDSFTYGALVSGLCKEGKLEEARKMYDAMIDKGLSPSEVTRLTICYEYCRISDTSNAIKALERLENKQWIRTVRTLIRKLCSEGKAEMAAMFFRKLLDKQQNVDRITVTAFMTACYDSGKYELVSAFSERLFMTETPKDQK; the protein is encoded by the exons ATGCTTTCTCCCAGATTCAATGCAACCTTCAAAAAAATTTCCTCCTCCATTACATTTCCATATACTTTTTCTACTTTCGTCACTTCCAGGCCAATTTCTTCCCAAACTCATGCCATTTTCCCCCAATCATCTTCAACATCACCCCAATCTCTTGTCaaaaaaatttgtcttcaagtctTACAATCATATCACCAACATACCCACCACAAATTTTCACCATTCAAGCTTAATCTTGACATAGACATTGAATCTCTATCCAATGATCAAGCTATCACCATTGTTGCTTCCTTGGCTGAAGAGGGTGGTTCGATTGTGGCATTGAGTTTCTTAAATTGGGCAATTGGGTTTTCTAGATTCcgatattttatgcgtttatacaTTGTTGCTGCCTCTTGTTTGATTAGTAATGAGAACTTTGAAAAAACCCATGAATTGTTGGTTCTTATGGTGAGGAATTTTACTGAGGTTGGAAGGTATAAAGAGGCTGTTAGCATGGTTATTGAAATGCATAATCAGGGATTAACTCCCAATACTTATACTTTGAATAGCATTATCAAGTTTGCTTGTGAATTGGGTTTGGCTGAGTATGCAGAGTATGTGTTCGATGAAATGTCTATGAGAGGTGTGCGGCCGAATTGTTGTAGTCATGTCAATATGGTTGTGGGTTACTGTAGAATGAATAACATTTCTAAGTTAGATAAGTGGCTTAATCGAATAGTTGAACAGAAGTTTGTTGTTGATAACGCAACATGTACACTGGTGATTTGTACATTTTGTAGGATAGGTAACATAAGCAGGGCATTGTGGTTCTTTTATAAGATGATGGAAATGGGATTTACACCAAATCTTATTAATTTCACATGTTTGGTTGATGGGTTATGCAAGAGGGGTAATATTAAGCAAGCGTTCGAGTTGTTAGAAGAAATGGTTAGCAGAGGTTGGAGACCTAATGTCTACACACACACAACCTTAATTGATGGACTTTGCAAAAAGGGATGGACTGAAAAGGCATTTCGGTTATTTCTTAAGCTTGTTCGAAGCGATAACTATAAACCAAATGAGCGCACTTACACTGCCATGATTAATGGGTATTGTAAGGAGGGAAAACTGAATCGAGCAGAGATGTTACTTGGGAGGATGAGAGAACAAGGATTGGTGCCAAATGTTGATACCTATACAACCCTCATTGATGGGTATTGTAAAGCAGGAAATTTTGATAGAGCATATAGTTTTATAGATATAATGATGAAAGAACGATTAACCCCTAATATGTTTACTTACAATGCCATTGTAAATAGTCTCTGTAAGAAAGGAAGGTTTGAGGAAGCTTGTGATCTTCTTCAAGAGGCTATAACACTTGGACTTCAACTCGATAGAGTCACGTACACGATTCTCATATCGTCTTCATCAAG GCAGAAAAGAATGGAGGACAGCGAGAGGTGGTTCGAAGAGGCTATTAAACTTGGCCTTGTTCTTACTAAGGAAACCTTCACTTCCATGATTTGTGGGTATTGTAGAGTAAGTGATATTAACTCAGCTATGAGATTCTTTCATCAAATGAATGAGCATCATTGTGTGCCTGATAGTTTCACGTATGGTGCTTTAGTGAGTGGGCTATGCAAGGAAGGCAAACTTGAAGAGGCTCGCAAGATGTATGACGCCATGATTGACAAAGGGTTGTCACCAAGTGAGGTGACTCGACTTACTATATGTTACGAGTACTGCAGAATTAGTGACACTAGCAATGCAATTAAAGCTTTGGAACGGCTGGAGAATAAGCAATGGATCAGGACAGTGAGAACTTTGATCAGGAAGCTCTGTAGTGAAGGGAAAGCGGAGATGGCAGCAATGTTTTTCCGAAAACTTTTGGATAAACAGCAAAATGTAGATCGCATAACCGTGACAGCATTCATGACTGCTTGTTATGACAGTGGGAAATATGAACTTGTTTCTGCCTTCTCTGAGAGGCTTTTCATGACAGAAACTCCGAAAGATCAGAAATAA
- the LOC130798085 gene encoding subtilisin-like protease SBT4.14, with product MPPRFRTFLLIISIFSLLSFSTILASTINNVHPKKFYIVYLGNQPLHDEASANQAHINVLSNLKGSEAEAKESIVHSYHRSFNAFAAKLSENEAKTLSGKDEVLWIFENKYHKLHTTRSWDFIRFPQSAKRRLKIESNIIVGLFDTGITPESESFKDDGLGPPPAKWKGACPRYANFSGCNNKIIGARYFKLDKVPDPADILSPVDVEGHGTHTSSTLAGTLISNASLSGLAAGTARGAVPAARLAIYKVCWASAGCSDMDILAAFDHAIADGVDIISISIGGPSRSYVSDSISIGSFHGLRKGILTVGSAGNDGPSLETVSNHAPWMMSVAASGIDRGFQSQISLGNGKSISGIGIDLFDSESKSYTLVTGEDVAKDSESRENARYCLEDSMSPTKVKGKLVLCKLESWGVDSVVKENGGVGAIVASTRFLDVPMIFMAPGTLINYTIGEKVYEYINKSSLPTATIHKSQEVRISAPFIGSFSSRGPNPGSVRILKPDIAAPGIDILASYTPLRSLTGLKGDKQHSKFSLMSGTSMACPHVAGVAAYVKSFHPNWSPAAIRSAIITTALPMSSRVDKDAEFAYGAGQVNPLKARSPGLVYDMDEMAYIQFLCKEGYSGTSISVLVGSKSINCSALLPAFGHDSLNYPTMQLNVKNKQEPTLAVFRRRVTNVGPSKSVYNAIIRAPKGVNITVKPTSLSFSHALEVRSFKVVVRANPISGSKLLSGSLIWKSTRHAIKSPIVIYKF from the exons ATGCCTCCAAGATTTAGAACCTTCCTCTTAATTATCTCTATCTTCTCCCTTCTTTCATTTTCCACAATCTTAGCATCCACCATCAATaatgttcatccaaag AAATTTTACATTGTTTACTTGGGAAACCAGCCGCTACATGATGAAGCTTCTGCAAATCAAGCACATATTAATGTACTATCTAATCTTAAAGGAAG TGAAGCAGAAGCTAAGGAATCAATAGTTCACAGTTATCATAGAAGCTTCAATGCATTTGCTGCAAAATTATCTGAAAATGAAGCAAAAACGTTATCAG GTAAGGATGAAGTACTTTGgatatttgaaaacaaatatCATAAACTGCACACAACAAGGTCATGGGATTTCATTAGGTTTCCTCAATCAGCTAAGAGGAGATTAAAGATTGAGAGCAATATCATCGTTGGTCTCTTTGATACAG GGATAACTCCAGAATCTGAGAGCTTTAAGGATGATGGGCTTGGTCCACCACCTGCAAAGTGGAAAGGAGCATGTCCTCGCTATGCTAATTTCTCTGGATGCAACAA CAAAATCATAGGTGCACGTTACTTCAAATTAGACAAAGTCCCCGACCCAGCAGACATCCTCTCCCCGGTTGACGTCGAAGGTCACGGCACCCACACATCTTCAACTCTCGCCGGAACCCTAATTTCCAACGCCAGTCTTTCAGGCCTTGCCGCTGGAACTGCTCGTGGAGCCGTTCCAGCGGCTCGATTAGCGATCTACAAAGTATGTTGGGCCTCTGCTGGATGCTCTGATATGGACATCCTTGCTGCCTTTGATCACGCCATTGCTGATGGTGTTGACATAATTAGTATCTCCATTGGTGGTCCTTCTAGAAGCTATGTTTCAGATTCTATTTCGATCGGGTCTTTTCATGGGTTGAGGAAAGGGATTCTTACTGTCGGGTCGGCCGGTAATGATGGACCTAGTTTAGAGACGGTTTCTAATCACGCGCCTTGGATGATGAGTGTTGCTGCTAGTGGGATTGATCGTGGGTTTCAGAGTCAAATTTCTCTTGGTAATGGCAAATCTATTTCG GGCATTGGGATAGATTTGTTTGATAGTGAGAGCAAATCATACACTCTTGTTACTGGCGAAGATGTGGCAAAGGATTCGGAAAGCAGGGAAAATGCAAG ATACTGTCTAGAAGATTCCATGAGTCCTACCAAGGTGAAAGGGAAGCTTGTTTTGTGCAAGCTAGAGAGCTGGGGTGTTGATTCAGTTGTGAAAGAAAATGGGGGTGTTGGTGCTATTGTTGCTAGCACTAGATTTTTGGACGTTCCTATGATTTTCATGGCTCCCGgaactttaattaattatactattgGCGAAAAAGTCTATGAATATATCAATAAATCAAG TTTACCTACAGCAACAATACACAAATCTCAGGAAGTAAGAATTTCAGCTCCTTTTATTGGATCATTTTCTTCTCGAGGTCCAAATCCTGGATCAGTACGAATCCTCAAG CCAGATATTGCTGCTCCTGGAATTGATATTTTAGCGTCTTATACCCCCCTGAGGTCATTAACTGGTTTAAAAGGTGACAAGCAACATTCAAAGTTCTCGCTCATGTCTGGTACATCAATGGCTTGTCCGCATGTTGCTGGGGTTGCTGCCTATGTCAAGTCGTTTCATCCAAATTGGTCACCTGCTGCCATTAGGTCCGCCATCATCACTACCG CACTGCCAATGAGCTCAAGGGTTGATAAAgatgctgaatttgcttatgGTGCGGGTCAAGTGAATCCACTCAAAGCAAGGAGTCCTGGCCTAGTTTATGACATGGACGAAATGGCGTACATTCAGTTTCTGTGTAAAGAAGGATACAGCGGCACTTCAATATCGGTTCTTGTTGGTTCAAAATCGATCAATTGCTCGGCCTTGCTTCCTGCATTCGGTCATGATTCTCTCAACTATCCTACGATGCAGCTGAACGTGAAGAACAAGCAAGAGCCGACATTGGCAGTCTTTCGAAGAAGAGTTACCAATGTAGGACCCTCAAAATCAGTGTACAATGCCATTATTAGAGCCCCAAAAGGTGTGAATATCACTGTTAAGCCTACAAGTCTTTCATTTTCTCACGCCTTAGAAGTGCGGAGTTTTAAGGTTGTGGTGAGGGCAAATCCCATATCAGGTTCAAAACTTTTATCAGGTTCTCTCATATGGAAAAGCACTCGCCATGCTATCAAAAGTcctattgttatttataaattttag
- the LOC130798831 gene encoding uncharacterized mitochondrial protein AtMg00810-like: MSQCKPAPTPHLQVCFFMHDPRVAHMAALHRILRNLQGTLDHGLQLYKSPISSLLSYMDVEWGGCPNTRRSTSGYCVFLGDNLVSWSAKHQPTVSKPSAEDEFRGVANVVFKTYWIRNLLLELRCPISTATLVHCPAAQLIING; this comes from the exons ATGTCTCAATGCAAACCTGCTCCTACTCCGCATTTG CAAGTTTGTTTCTTTATGCATGATCCTAGAGTCGCTCATATGGCTGCTCTTCATCGTATTCTTCGGAATCTTCAAGGTACTCTTGATCATGGTTTGCAATTATATAAGTCCCCCATTTCTTCTCTATTGTCATATATGGATGTTGAGTGGGGTGGTTGTCCTAACACCCGTCGTTCTACCTCTGGCTATTGTGTGTTTCTGGGTGATAATCTGGTTTCTTGGTCCGCTAAGCATCAACCTACTGTTTCTAAGCCTAGTGCTGAGGATGAATTTCGTGGTGTTGCCAATGTTGTTTTCAAGACTTATTGGATTCGTAACTTACTCCTTGAGCTTCGTTGTCCTATTTCTACTGCTACTCTTGTTCATTGTCCGGCAGCCCAGTTAATCATCAACGGATGA
- the LOC130798086 gene encoding xylulose kinase 2, which yields MADFSLPHGSFFVGFDSSTQSLKATVLDSNLNVVAAELVHFDSELPHYKTKDGVYRDSNVNGRIVSPTLMWVEALDMMLLKLSEIIDFSKVAAISGSGQQHGSVYWKSGSSSILSSLDHNKKLVDQLLEAFSIIESPIWMDSSTTEQCKKIEEAVGGALELSRLTGSRAHERYTGPQIRRIYETQPEVYEQTERISLVSSFMASILIGSYACIDETDGAGMNLLDIKQRTWSKEALDATAPGLEEKLGELAPAYAVAGFIAPYFVERYHFNKNCLVIQWSGDNPNSLAGLTLNTPGDLAISLGTSDTVFGITDEPQPRLEGHIFPNPVNANGFMVMLCYKNGSLTREDIRNQCAERSWDTFNQYLQQTPPLNGGKLGFYYKEHEILPPLPAGFHRYILKNFTGDVIDDVVEEEINAFDAPSEVRALIEGQFLSMRAHIERFGMPFPPRRLIATGGASANQSILGSLASIFGCDIYTVERPDSASLGAALRAAHSWLCNAKSSFVPFECMYADKLDKTSLNCKLSVKAGDPVVVSKYATMMKKRMEIENRLVEKLGRG from the exons ATGGCGGACTTCTCTCTTCCTCACGGTTCTTTCTTCGTAGGATTTGACAGTTCTACTCA GTCACTAAAGGCCACAGTATTGGATTCCAACTTAAATGTTGTTGCAGCTGAGCTGGTTCATTTCGATTCAGAGTTGCCTCATTATAAAACCAAAGATGGAGTTTACCGTGATTCTAATGTTAATGGCCGGATTGTTTCACCCACCTTGATGTGGGTTGAAGCTCTTGATATGATGCTTCTAAAGTTGTCGGAAATTATAGATTTTAGCAAGGTTGCTGCAATATCTGGAAGTGGACAGCAACATGGTAGTGTGTATTGGAAGAGTGGGAGTTCATCAATATTGTCATCTTTGGATCACAATAAGAAGTTGGTAGATCAACTTTTAGAAGCTTTCTCTATTATAGAATCCCCAATTTGGATGGATAGCAGTACAACTGAACAGTGCAAAAAGATAGAGGAGGCTGTGGGAGGGGCACTAGAATTATCTCGTCTTACTGGTTCTCGAGCCCATGAACGGTATACAGGCCCCCAAATTCGGAGAATTTATGAAACTCAACCTGAAGTATATGAACAAACTGAGAGGATATCACTTGTCAGCTCTTTTATGGCATCTATTCTTATAGGAAGCTATGCATGTATTGATGAAACAGATGGTGCTGGAATGAACTTATTGGATATCAAGCAAAGGACATGGTCTAAGGAAGCTTTAGAT GCTACTGCACCTGGTTTGGAGGAAAAGCTTGGAGAGCTTGCTCCTGCATATGCTGTTGCTGGTTTTATTGCTCCATATTTTGTGGAGAG GTATCACTTCAACAAGAATTGCTTGGTTATTCAGTGGTCTGGAGACAATCCAAATAGCCTGGCAG GATTGACCCTCAACACTCCTGGCGATCTTGCAATCAGTCTGGGAACAAGTGACACT GTATTTGGCATAACGGATGAGCCACAACCTCGATTAGAAGGTCATATTTTCCCTAATCCTGTCAATGCAAATGGTTTTATGGTAATGCTCTGTTACAAGAATGGATCGTTGACTCGTGAAG ACATTCGTAATCAGTGTGCAGAGAGATCATGGGATACGTTCAACCAATATTTGCAGCAAACACCTCCACTTAATG GTGGGAAGCTTGGTTTCTACTACAAAGAGCATGAAATCCTTCCCCCCTTACCTG CTGGTTTCCACCGGTATATACTCAAAAATTTTACGGGGGATGTTATTGATGATGTGGTTGAAGAAGAAATCAATGCGTTTGATGCTCCTTCTGAG GTCAGAGCTTTGATTGAAGGCCAATTTCTCTCAATGCGAGCGCATATTGAGAGATTTGGGATGCCTTTCCCTCCAAGAAGGTTAATAGCTACTGGTGGAGCATCTGCCAATCAGAGTATTCTTGGCTCTTTAGCTTCCATATTTGGTTGTGATATTTACACAGTTGAAAGGCCAG ACTCGGCCTCATTAGGTGCTGCATTGAGGGCTGCTCATAGTTGGCTGTGTAATGCAAAGAGCAGTTTTGTCCCGTTTGAGTGTATGTACGCGGACAAGTTGGATAAAACATCATTAAACTGTAAACTTTCTGTTAAGGCCGGAGACCCGGTTGTGGTTTCAAAGTACGCAACTATGATGAAGAAAAGGATGGAGATTGAGAACCGCCTCGTCGAAAAGCTTGGTCGCGGATAA